Proteins encoded by one window of Lepeophtheirus salmonis chromosome 3, UVic_Lsal_1.4, whole genome shotgun sequence:
- the LOC121115092 gene encoding protein odr-4 homolog encodes MVLRRVVLGDEGLRDSIRGLNPSWGFLIGYEWGDYLGFLAETPELPEEEDDPMAWSLEHAKQVLPLLPGGFTIKGVYHAHNDANGSNAYPRAHQTLKELSSIMSETEHEQKDYLYLDVDTNDPDSSKLCSVELTLSKVGPNNTSKKFVDLQYQELIPWTRVKGNFLLDFNSFRTSHATDETADFTKHMKKVLNSLSEILKSKAIITFNHEFKSQDEEIDDNTGNNNHNSSGECQVLEAQIILESDALIKSDDETMINSTSKLKLGGKVSICAFLRPGATIREACEAVIQDINRSLNIRFQIHSDTLEVDDKNISTELEGPIIYEPPRRVLVPVPSTNNIFISDYLFSGETSYDSTVSVKELFGFTPIPDEIDDEVELIISPTEIKSAEDDEGEVVNGIGNSASPIMFHKHTKSSYNFYAMAFGIVLLSVFLYFFRQETKK; translated from the exons atggtTCTACGACGTGTTGTGTTGGGCGATGAAGGGTTACGAGATAGCATTCGTGGTTTGAATCCTTCTTGGGGTTTTTTGATAGGCTATGAGTGGGGCGATTATTTGGGGTTTCTTGCGGAGACGCCAGAGCTCCCTGAGGAAGAAGATGATCCCATGGCATGGAGTCTAGAACATGCTAAACAAGTCCTTCCTCTCTTACCTGGAGGCTTTACTATCAAAGGTGTGTATCATGCTCACAATGACGCCAATGGATCCAATGCCTATCCTAGAGCCCATCAAACACTCAAAGAGCTTTCTTCCATTATGAGCGAGACGGAGCATGAGCAGAAAGACTATCTCTATCTGGATGTGGACACAAATGATCCTGACTCGTCCAAACTCTGCTCTGTTGAGCTAACGCTTTCCAAAGTAGGTCCAAATAATACTTCTAAGAAGTTTGTGGATCTTCAGTATCAGGAACTGATTCCCTGGACCCGAGTTAAAGGCAATTTCCTCTTGGACTTCAATTCTTTCCGAACGTCTCATGCCACTGATGAAACGGCTGACTTTACCAAACATATGAAAAAGGTTCTCAATAGTTTGAGCGAGATTCTTAAATCCAAAGCCATCATCACATTCAATCATGAATTCAAATCACAGGATGAGGAAATTGATGACAACACTGGAAACAATAATCATAATTCCTCTGGAGAATGCCAAGTTCTTGAAGCACAGATCATATTAGAAAGTGATGCTCTGATTAAATCAGATGATGAAACAATGATCAATTCTACATCTAAGCTTAAATTGGGTGGAAAAGTTTCCATTTGTGCCTTCCTCAGGCCTGGTGCTACAATAAGGGAAGCGTGTGAAGCTGTTATCCAAGATATAAATAGATCCTTGAATATTCGTTTCCAAATTCATAGTGATACATTAGAAGTagatgacaaaaatatttctacagaACTTgag GGCCCCATTATATATGAGCCTCCAAGACGTGTATTGGTTCCTGTTCCGtctactaataatatttttatatcagacTATTTGTTTTCTGGTGAAACTAGCTACGATTCTACAGTTTCAGTGAAGGAATTATTTGGATTTACTCCCATTCCAGATGAGATCGATGATGAAGTTGAATTGATCATTAGTCCAACTGAAattaaa AGTGCTGAGGATGATGAAGGTGAAGTTGTTAATGGTATTGGAAATAGTGCGAGTCCAATTATGTTccacaaacatacaaaaagctCTTATAATTTCTATGCGATGGCTTTTGGGAttgtgttactctctgttttccTCTACTTTTTTCGTCAAGAAACGAAAAAGTGA
- the BORCS6 gene encoding BLOC-1-related complex subunit 6 — protein MSEHSKVGTPSPPSHEIPNSSTSSCSSEGPARDGVGIASQMSGSYHEIFDSSQMSSPSHQGGGGGGGDCYYNSPDRGLLHFCTDGNTVKTTEYLTTKLVEDSLKYQWDNTTPSTPDAFLEPSPRLDPEALADMERHSRHLASSVDNLIESLSDVLHHASGLTVNSIEIYRDAVCKTCDEVDGNIKSMYQLMAKAEELNKAMAPAYHLAEQIKDVKKLLDMFENAYSIR, from the coding sequence atgAGTGAACATTCAAAAGTAGGGACTCCCTCTCCTCCTTCTCACGAGATTCCCAATTCTTCTACTTCGTCGTGCAGTTCCGAGGGTCCTGCCAGAGACGGGGTCGGAATTGCTTCCCAAATGTCCGGGTCCTATCATGAGATCTTTGACTCCTCTCAAATGTCTTCCCCTTCTCATCAAGGAGGAGGAGGCGGCGGGGGTGATTGCTACTACAACTCCCCAGATAGGGGCTTGCTCCATTTCTGTACGGATGGCAATACAGTTAAAACCACAGAGTATCTGACAACCAAACTCGTGGAAGACTCCCTTAAATATCAATGGGACAACACGACTCCCTCCACCCCTGATGCATTCCTTGAGCCCTCTCCTCGACTGGATCCAGAGGCTCTAGCTGACATGGAGCGGCACTCAAGACATTTAGCATCATCTGTTGATAATTTGATAGAGAGCTTGTCAGATGTACTACATCATGCCTCGGGCCTCACTGTTAATTCAATTGAGATCTATAGAGATGCCGTTTGTAAAACATGTGATGAAGTGGATGGCAACATTAAATCCATGTATCAATTAATGGCCAAAGCGGAAGAGCTCAATAAGGCCATGGCTCCCGCCTATCACCTAGCAGAACAAATTAAAGACGTCAAAAAGTTACTAGACATGTTTGAAAATGCTTATTCTATCAGATAA